The proteins below are encoded in one region of Geomonas ferrireducens:
- a CDS encoding ABC transporter permease, translated as MDVILEGILKAAQLLASLDSEVLGIALLSLKVSGLATLFSLVIGILVGTLVALTSFPGKKILVSVVNTGMGLPPVVVGLFVSIMLWRNGPLGYLELLYTPTAIVIAQTVIATPIVMGITIGAMQNLPANLRLQILALGATRTQMVRMLIREARLPLMAGVMAGFGGVISEVGASIMVGGNVRGYTRVLTTATVMETGRGNFDIAIALSVILLLFCFAVNYILTYIQQRERPR; from the coding sequence ATGGACGTAATCCTCGAAGGGATCTTAAAGGCCGCCCAGCTCCTCGCCTCGCTCGACAGCGAGGTGCTGGGCATCGCCTTGCTGTCGCTCAAGGTCTCCGGGCTCGCCACGCTCTTCTCTCTTGTCATAGGCATCTTGGTGGGGACACTGGTCGCCCTGACCAGCTTCCCCGGCAAGAAGATCCTGGTGAGCGTGGTAAACACCGGGATGGGCCTGCCGCCGGTGGTGGTGGGCCTTTTCGTCTCCATCATGCTCTGGAGAAACGGCCCCCTGGGCTACCTGGAACTCCTCTACACCCCGACCGCCATCGTCATCGCGCAGACCGTCATCGCCACCCCCATCGTCATGGGGATCACCATTGGCGCCATGCAGAACCTCCCGGCGAATCTGAGACTGCAGATTCTGGCCCTTGGCGCTACCAGGACCCAGATGGTCAGGATGCTCATACGGGAGGCGAGGCTGCCGCTCATGGCAGGCGTCATGGCCGGTTTCGGCGGGGTCATCTCCGAGGTGGGCGCCTCCATCATGGTCGGCGGCAACGTGCGCGGCTACACCCGCGTCCTCACCACGGCGACGGTGATGGAGACCGGGCGGGGCAATTTCGACATCGCCATTGCCCTGTCGGTGATCCTTCTGCTATTCTGCTTCGCGGTCAACTACATCCTTACCTACATCCAGCAGCGAGAAAGGCCTAGATGA